A part of Jiangella alba genomic DNA contains:
- a CDS encoding PhoH family protein gives MAASKTQTRRRTTRQEPARRTYVLDTSVLLADPYAILRFAEHDVVLPIVVITELEAKRHHPELGYFARAALRLLDELRVEHGRLDDPIAVGDEGGTVRVELNHTDPEVLPAGFRLGDNDSRILAVARNLAAEGHDVTLVSKDLPMRVKASSVGLHAEEYRAETVIESGWTGMAELEVAGSLLDELYENGYADLEEARELPCHTGLVLHSERGSGLGRMTADKRIKLVRGDREAFGLHGRSAEQRIALDLLLDDEVGIVSMGGRAGTGKSALALCAGLEAVMERRLHKKVVVFRPLYAVGGQDLGYLPGSESEKMNPWAQAVFDTLGALTTQDVIDEVVERGMLEVLPLTHIRGRSLHDSFVIVDEAQSLERNVLLTVLSRIGSNSRVVLTHDVGQRDNLRVGRHDGVVAVAEKLKGHPLFAHVTLTRSERSPIAALVTEMLERMPG, from the coding sequence GTGGCCGCTTCCAAGACTCAGACCCGTCGTCGCACCACCCGGCAGGAGCCGGCTCGCCGCACCTACGTTCTCGATACGAGCGTGCTGCTGGCCGACCCGTACGCGATACTCCGCTTCGCGGAGCACGACGTCGTGTTGCCGATCGTGGTGATCACCGAACTCGAGGCCAAGCGCCACCATCCAGAGCTGGGCTACTTCGCCCGAGCAGCATTGCGGCTGCTGGACGAGTTGCGGGTGGAGCATGGCCGCCTCGACGACCCGATAGCGGTCGGCGATGAGGGTGGCACGGTCCGGGTCGAGCTGAACCACACCGATCCCGAGGTGCTGCCGGCCGGTTTCCGGCTGGGCGACAACGACTCCCGCATCCTGGCGGTGGCCCGCAACCTGGCCGCCGAGGGGCACGACGTGACGTTGGTGTCGAAGGACCTGCCGATGCGGGTCAAGGCGTCGTCGGTGGGGCTGCACGCCGAGGAGTACCGCGCCGAGACGGTCATCGAGTCCGGCTGGACGGGCATGGCTGAGCTCGAGGTGGCCGGCAGCCTGCTCGACGAGCTGTACGAGAACGGGTACGCCGACCTCGAGGAGGCCCGCGAGCTGCCCTGCCACACCGGCCTGGTGCTGCACAGCGAGCGCGGCAGCGGACTGGGCCGCATGACGGCGGACAAGCGGATCAAGCTGGTCCGCGGCGACCGCGAGGCGTTCGGCCTGCACGGACGGTCGGCGGAGCAGCGCATCGCGCTGGACCTCCTGCTCGACGACGAGGTCGGCATCGTGTCGATGGGCGGCCGGGCCGGCACGGGCAAGTCGGCGCTGGCGCTGTGTGCCGGGCTCGAGGCGGTGATGGAGCGGCGGCTGCACAAGAAGGTCGTCGTGTTCCGGCCGTTGTACGCGGTCGGCGGCCAGGACCTCGGCTACCTGCCGGGCAGCGAGTCGGAGAAGATGAACCCCTGGGCGCAGGCGGTGTTCGACACCCTCGGGGCGCTGACCACGCAGGACGTCATCGACGAGGTGGTCGAGCGGGGCATGCTCGAGGTGCTGCCGCTGACGCACATCCGCGGCCGGTCGCTGCACGACTCCTTCGTCATCGTCGACGAGGCGCAGTCGCTGGAGCGCAACGTGCTGCTGACGGTGCTGTCGCGCATCGGCAGCAACTCCCGGGTGGTCCTGACGCACGACGTCGGGCAGCGCGACAACCTGCGCGTCGGCCGTCACGACGGCGTCGTCGCGGTGGCCGAGAAGCTGAAGGGGCACCCGCTGTTCGCGCACGTGACGCTGACCCGGTCCGAGCGTTCGCCGATCGCCGCGCTGGTCACCGAGATGCTCGAACGGATGCCTGGGTGA
- a CDS encoding lytic transglycosylase domain-containing protein gives MSTQQLTLPEVGAKAQSPELPSLEDDLAAAAEAQVQAEAEAAAAAQAQAEAEAQAQAEAEAAAAAEAARQAAAEEAARSLERAVEDPQSAARTLMADYGWGDDQFQCLDNLWTRESNWRHTAENPSSGAYGIPQSLPADKMSRFGDDYRTNPVTQIEWGLWYIEGRYGEPCSAWAHSESVGWY, from the coding sequence GTGAGCACCCAGCAGCTGACGCTCCCTGAGGTCGGCGCGAAGGCCCAGTCGCCGGAGCTGCCGTCCCTCGAGGACGACCTCGCCGCGGCCGCCGAGGCCCAGGTGCAGGCCGAGGCCGAAGCAGCGGCCGCCGCGCAGGCTCAGGCGGAGGCCGAGGCCCAGGCGCAGGCTGAGGCCGAAGCGGCCGCCGCCGCGGAAGCGGCCCGCCAGGCCGCCGCCGAGGAGGCCGCCCGGTCGCTGGAACGGGCCGTCGAGGACCCGCAGTCCGCCGCCCGCACCCTGATGGCCGACTACGGCTGGGGCGACGACCAGTTCCAGTGCCTCGACAACCTGTGGACCCGCGAGTCCAACTGGCGACACACGGCCGAGAACCCGTCGTCGGGCGCGTACGGCATCCCGCAGTCGCTGCCGGCGGACAAGATGTCCCGCTTCGGCGACGACTACCGCACCAACCCGGTCACCCAGATCGAGTGGGGCCTCTGGTACATCGAGGGCCGGTACGGCGAACCGTGCAGCGCGTGGGCGCACTCCGAGTCCGTCGGCTGGTACTGA
- a CDS encoding class II fumarate hydratase — protein sequence MSEQEYRIEHDTMGEVRVPAAAKYRAQTQRAVENFPISGTPIEGALIRALASIKGAAAQVNAELGVLDADIAKAVQEAADDVASGSHDVHFPIDVFQTGSGTSSNMNTNEVIATLATERLGRPVHPNDHVNASQSSNDVFPTAIHIAATRAVVEDLIPALRHLEGELTRKAVEFVSVVKSGRTHLMDATPVTLGQEFGGYAAQVAYGVERLEAVLPRVAEVPLGGTAVGTGINTPPGFAAAVIGRIATDSGLLFTEARNHFEAQGARDGLVELSGQLRTIAVSLYKISNDVRWMGSGPRAGLAEIALPDLQPGSSIMPGKVNPVIPEALCMVSAQVVGNDATVAFAGAAGNFELNVMLPVIARNVLESIRLLANISRLFADRCVAGIEANEERNREYAESSPSIVTPLNRYIGYEEAAKVAKQALAERKTIREVVVERGYVADGKLTEDQLDQALDVLSMTRPPS from the coding sequence ATGAGCGAGCAGGAGTACCGCATCGAACACGACACCATGGGCGAGGTACGGGTTCCCGCGGCGGCGAAGTACCGCGCGCAGACCCAGCGCGCCGTCGAGAACTTCCCGATCTCCGGCACGCCCATCGAGGGTGCGCTGATCCGCGCGCTGGCCTCCATCAAGGGGGCGGCGGCGCAGGTCAACGCCGAGCTGGGGGTGCTCGACGCCGACATCGCGAAGGCCGTCCAGGAGGCCGCCGACGACGTCGCGAGCGGCAGCCACGACGTCCACTTCCCCATCGACGTCTTCCAGACCGGGTCCGGCACGTCCAGCAACATGAACACCAACGAGGTCATCGCCACGCTCGCCACCGAGCGGCTGGGCCGGCCGGTGCACCCGAACGATCACGTCAACGCGTCGCAGTCGAGCAACGACGTGTTCCCCACGGCCATCCACATCGCCGCCACGCGCGCCGTCGTCGAAGACCTCATCCCGGCGCTGCGCCACCTCGAGGGCGAGCTCACCCGCAAGGCCGTCGAGTTCGTGTCCGTCGTCAAGAGCGGCCGCACGCACCTGATGGACGCCACCCCCGTCACGCTCGGCCAGGAGTTCGGCGGCTACGCGGCGCAGGTCGCCTACGGCGTCGAGCGGCTCGAGGCCGTGCTGCCGCGGGTCGCGGAGGTCCCGCTGGGCGGCACCGCCGTCGGCACCGGCATCAACACGCCACCCGGGTTCGCCGCCGCCGTCATCGGGCGCATCGCCACCGACTCCGGGCTGCTGTTCACCGAGGCGCGCAACCACTTCGAGGCGCAGGGCGCGCGCGACGGCCTGGTCGAGCTGTCCGGCCAGCTGCGCACCATCGCGGTGTCGCTGTACAAGATCTCCAACGACGTCCGCTGGATGGGCTCGGGCCCGCGTGCCGGCCTGGCCGAGATCGCGCTGCCCGACCTCCAGCCCGGTTCGTCGATCATGCCGGGCAAGGTCAACCCCGTCATCCCCGAGGCGCTGTGCATGGTGTCGGCGCAGGTCGTCGGCAACGACGCCACGGTGGCGTTCGCGGGCGCCGCCGGCAACTTCGAGCTGAACGTCATGCTGCCGGTCATCGCGCGCAACGTGCTCGAGTCCATCCGGCTGCTGGCCAACATCTCGCGGCTGTTCGCCGACCGCTGCGTCGCCGGCATCGAGGCCAACGAAGAGCGCAACCGCGAGTACGCCGAGTCGTCGCCGTCCATCGTCACGCCGCTGAACCGCTACATCGGCTACGAAGAGGCGGCCAAGGTGGCCAAGCAGGCGCTGGCCGAGCGGAAGACCATCCGCGAGGTCGTCGTCGAGCGCGGCTACGTCGCCGACGGCAAGCTCACCGAGGACCAGCTCGACCAAGCGCTCGACGTGCTGAGCATGACCCGCCCGCCGTCCTGA